The Nocardia bhagyanarayanae region GGTCAGCCCGATCAGGTGCCAGTGCAGCGGCGGGTCGAAGCGACCGGAGACCACGGTGGTGACCGTCGGCGGCGCGTGCAGCAGGAAGTGTTCCAGCCCGGCCAGAGCGAGTGGCTCGGCGACGAGGTGGGCGTCGTCGATGACGATCACCGTCGGCGTTCCGCGCGCGGTCAGAGCTGTGACGAGGTGGGCCGCGTCGAAACCGGGGGCGTCGACGGTTCGGGGCTGCGGCGGGTTCGGCAGCCCGAGCTGATCGCGCAGCGCCTGCCACAGCGAGTGCCCTGGCTCGGGATGCTCGGACACCGAGATCCAGCCGAGCGCGGGTCGGCGTGACGTCCGCGCCCGCAGTCGGCTCGCCCAGTCTGCGAGCAGGACGGTCTTGCCGCTTCCGGCGGGCGAGCAAATCAGTAGCACTCGGTGCTCGTCACTGTCGACGATGGCGTCGAGTCGCTCGATCAGCGTCGTCCTGGCAATCGGCGCGGACGAGAACGACGGCATTTCCGGGGGAATTCCGCCGCCGGCGGAGGTCGAACGTAGATCGGGGCCGTGCGAGATTGTCACGGTGCCTCCTGGACCGACTGACGACATCTTTCGCGCTTGGCTCAGGAATCTGTGATCGTTCGGTTGCCATCGTAAAGGCGTGCGCGCCGGAAATGCCCAGATGCTCCGGATATTCGAGCGTCCCGCTCAGGACGCACTGGCGTGTCATCGCCTTGATGTGATCTTTGTCACCGATCTCGTGCGAGGCTTGCCGGGGTTCCCAACGGAAGAGGAGACACGATGGAAATCCTGGATCTCGGGTCCGCCGTGTTCGACCTGGTCGAAACGGTGCTCGAAGTCGTCACGGATCTCATCGCCATTGCCACCGGCTCGGCGTGAACGAGTTCCCGAACGCGGGGAGGGTGCGCCCCTCCCCGCGTCCACGTCACTCCTTCGCGCGGAAGGCGTTGGTGTGGTGGGAGTACATGTTCAACAGGCCGAGTACCTGCCCGTCGGAGACGAGTGGGTGACAGTACAGCGACCGTACGTCGAGTTCGCGCAGGTGGGCGCAATAGTCGCGCCAGCGCGATTCCGTGGCGAGGTCGGCGATCAAGATCCTCTTGTGCCGCCGGATGACGTCCATGCCCGGCGAATCCGGAAATTCGAGGAGGGCCTGCTCCACTATCGCGGCCTGCTGATCGGAGCAGCCGACGACTTCGAGGCCGTCGAGTCCCCAGGCCGTGATGCCGACCAAGGGGTGATTGGGCAGCAGGCGCGCTATGTTCGCGGCGGCCTGCGCGGGTATCGCCGAGGGCTTGTTCGGGAAAAGGGTGACTGAACCGGGGAAATTCGTCGTGATGGGTCGGGTATCGAGCATTCGGACACCTCACTCCACGGCGCGCACCGGCGGCAGGGCCCACTGGGCCGACCTGCTGGTGTCTCCGGACGCGCCGACTTGCTGACCACCTGTGCAGCTGCCGCGTTGGCAGCGTCGCATCGCCCGTCCCCCGAACGGGCGCCTGCCACCGGTGTTCGACCGGTGGCGGCGTGAACGGTTGCGCGCCTGGGCTTCTCAGAACCGCCGCCCAGGGTTTCCGGAGAGAACCGTTCACCTTCACGCGGGTCGCATGCTGCCGAGCAGCTATGTGACGGCCACCACATTAACACCGGGTGGTCGGTTCGGGTTCAACTTTTTCACGTTCGGTTCCGGACGGCCGATTCGGACGCGGGCGGCGCCGGCTCCGGTTGTTGGCCTCGTCACGCATGAAAAGGGCTGTGCCGCAACGGGAAACGACGTATTCTGCTGGTCAGGTCCCGCGCGGCCGACCGCAACGAGGCGTTTTGTATCCGGCGACCAACTTTCGGTCGTTCTTTCTCTAGATTGCCCAGTGACAGCGCCCGCTCCGCCGCCCGATACTCGCAGCATCGGTTGATGGCTACTGCACGGCAACGTTGCTGGCGGAACGGAGTGGACATGTCGCTCGCACACCCCTGTCCGGACAACGACCTGCTCGGCCACGGCGGTGACGCCGGAGTCGTCGCGCGATTCACCGACCGCGCCCTTCGCCGCTTCGCCCAGACCGTCGAAGGGCTTCCCGAGGCCACGATGGAAGAGATTCTCGCGGTGGTGGACCTGTTCCGTATCGCAGAAGGTGTGCACGTCGGCGTGCGGGACGTCTGAGGTCCGGCTACGAGGCCGTGTGGTGCGCGTCGCCGGCGGGCGCGGGCGGGCTATCGCTCCCGCCCCGGGAAACGCCGACGGGCGGACCGTCGCCGATAGTGGTCGCGACGAGCCGTTCACCGTTGGCCGGGTCCAGTTGCGCGGGCACGCCGAGAACGGGGGAGAGGTCGATGCTCTCGCCCGGTCCCAGAACTCGAAAGCCGCGGTCGTTGCAGAGGCGGTCGACGTCGGTGTCCGCGGTGCACGACCCGTACATCAGCCGGACTCGACCGGCGGCCGCGCGATCCGCCGCGTACCGCAGCAGGCTCGCGCCGACGCCCTCGCCCCGGAACTCCGGCTCCACCGCGAGCACGCCCACTTTCATCAGGCCGACGAGCGCGCGTGTCTGCGCGGCGGTGCCCCACGGCTCGAGGCGGTGCAGCACAAGGGCTTCGGGCCCGGCGTAGAGGCCGCCGATGACCTCGCGATCGCGTTGGGCCACCAGGACCAGGCTGCGCGCGGCCACCGCACCGGCCAGCCCGCCCTTGCCCGCGGCCGCCGAGATCGCGCGGACGCCCGAGGGTGCGATGGCGGAGGCGAGCAGGCCGCGCCGCTGCGCTTGGGCGAGTTCCTGGCCGTAGCCGCCGAGCGGAGTGTCGCCGATGCCCGCCAGTGCGCACCACCGCGGGTAGCTGACCTCGATCTCGGCCGCCGACGCGTACGAGATCGTCACTCGTGCTGGTGAACCCATGTGCACAACCCCTTATAGCTCCGTGGGACCGGCCGTCGGCGCCGCGAGCGGCTGGCGTCGCCGAGCGCGTCGCACGGTGCGCGCTCGGTCGCGGTGCAGACCGCTTGGGCCGCGGCGCCGACCTGGCGCCACTCAGTGTACAGTTGTGCACCCAGTCGCGCGTCGTCCGGTCGCGAGCGGGTCAGCTCACCAGCCCTCGGCGAGTCAGCAGCGGTTCGATCTCCGGTGCGCGCCCCCGGAAGGATTCGAAGGCCGCGAGCGGATCCACCGAACCGCCGCGGGAGAGCAGTTCGCGCCGGAAGGTCTCGCCCTTCTCGCGGATCGGTGCGGCGCCGTCCTCGAACCATTGCACGGTGTCGGCGTCCAACACCTCGCTCCAGATGTAGGAGTAGTAGCCCGCCGCGTAGCCGCCGGCGAAGACGTGGGCGAAGTAGCCGGTCCGGTACCGGGGCGGGATCGTGTCCATGGCGACTCCCGCTTTCTCGAGCGCCTGCCGCTCGAACGCCTCGGGGTCGACATCGGCGAGCG contains the following coding sequences:
- a CDS encoding GAF domain-containing protein → MLDTRPITTNFPGSVTLFPNKPSAIPAQAAANIARLLPNHPLVGITAWGLDGLEVVGCSDQQAAIVEQALLEFPDSPGMDVIRRHKRILIADLATESRWRDYCAHLRELDVRSLYCHPLVSDGQVLGLLNMYSHHTNAFRAKE
- a CDS encoding GNAT family N-acetyltransferase codes for the protein MGSPARVTISYASAAEIEVSYPRWCALAGIGDTPLGGYGQELAQAQRRGLLASAIAPSGVRAISAAAGKGGLAGAVAARSLVLVAQRDREVIGGLYAGPEALVLHRLEPWGTAAQTRALVGLMKVGVLAVEPEFRGEGVGASLLRYAADRAAAGRVRLMYGSCTADTDVDRLCNDRGFRVLGPGESIDLSPVLGVPAQLDPANGERLVATTIGDGPPVGVSRGGSDSPPAPAGDAHHTAS